In the Deltaproteobacteria bacterium genome, one interval contains:
- the gvpA gene encoding gas vesicle structural protein GvpA — protein sequence MAVQKSMASSSLAEVIDRILDKGIVIDAWARLSLVGIEFLSLEARVVVAGVETYLKYAEAIGLTTSAAQPA from the coding sequence ATGGCCGTGCAAAAATCAATGGCTAGTTCGTCACTTGCAGAAGTTATCGATCGCATCCTTGACAAAGGGATCGTAATTGATGCTTGGGCAAGGCTTTCGCTCGTGGGGATCGAATTCCTATCTCTCGAGGCCAGGGTCGTGGTCGCCGGGGTCGAGACCTATTTGAAATATGCCGAAGCGATTGGCTTAACAACCAGCGCTGCTCAACCTGCCTAA